A genomic window from Montipora capricornis isolate CH-2021 chromosome 8, ASM3666992v2, whole genome shotgun sequence includes:
- the LOC138059747 gene encoding disheveled-associated activator of morphogenesis 2-like isoform X1, protein MNEDKIKRDSDSNKQESIGNHWRFTNLTSEFFKCSNWKLIVPFAVVTLLCSAVFFTNKDITFAVNIWVFPGFAVLIASFVCSDELHKWISTRPQDLGQCLSDLTISASSPPPPCAPPPPPTFSPPPPPPNTMNAHKRRRIDCRKLSWETLSPDLLNQETIWKKVKKLYPLEDIFDPEDILKEFSILPSQGVSIKAKRENAMNEKKIFNISIVMTHYKLKTEQVSKCLVSGTSDLTSDVLRQLLAFAPDDREARAIRKQEREDESLLEPAERLYLEIAASVPTYRERLRTVLLKAQFEERIALIKPHLETVIMACQELLTSEKLTIFIELLLTMGNIMNNSNASAFKITFVTKLMDYKSSVNKTTSVLDYLTRVIIKKCPHIAALEDDLRHVKDASRVPLKTLDKEISKLTSEIEVLEQDVEKINREYSIEEDVFQASIELFAVTAEEELKDVLALRKTVERKFHLLVRYFGEGSIKPEELFDIFTLLLRQFQDVLKSYK, encoded by the exons ATGAatgaagacaaaataaaaagggACAGCGATTCAAACAAACAAG AAAGCATTGGAAATCACTGGCGTTTTACAAATCTTACTTCAGAATTCTTTAAATG TAGCAACTGGAAATTAATTGTGCCCTTCGCTGTTGTGACTCTCCTCTGTTCTGCGGTGTTCTTTACAAATAAAGATATCACTTTTGCTGTCAACATCTGGGTCTTCCCTG GTTTCGCTGTCCTTATTGCGTCCTTTGTTTGTTCCGACGAACTTCATAAATGGATCAGCACCAGGCCTCAAG ACCTTGGTCAATGTCTATCTGATCTAACAATTTCGGCATCTTCGCCTCCCCCGCCGTGTGCTCCTCCCCCACCTCCAACGTTCTCCCCACCCCCTCCTCCGCCAAATACAATGAACGCACACAAACGTCGTAGGATAGACTGCCGAAAATTGTCCTGGGAAACACTCAGCCCAGATCTTCTCAACCAAGAAACGATTTGGAAAAAG GTGAAGAAACTCTATCCTTTGGAGGACATTTTTGACCCTGAAGATATCTTGAAGGAATTTTCGATTTTGCCATCTCAAG GAGTGTCGATAAAAGCCAAACGAGAAAATGCTATGAATGAGAAAAAGATTTTTAATATCT CAATCGTGATGACTCATTACAAGCTAAAAACAGAGCAAGTATCAAAATGCCTTGTATCAGGGACTTCTGATTTGACATCAGATGTTCTTCGGCAACTTCTGGCATTTGCACCTGACGATCGAGAG GCAAGAGCTATTAGAAAACAGGAAAGAGAAGACGAATCCTTACTGGAGCCCGCTGAACGCCTGTATCTTGAG ATAGCAGCGTCCGTTCCAACGTACAGAGAAAGACTACGAACAGTGTTACTGAAAGCTCAATTTGAAGAAAGGATCGCCCTAATAAAACCA CACCTGGAAACTGTAATAATGGCTTGTCAGGAGCTCCTTACCAGCGAAAAACTCACGATATTTATTGAG TTACTCTTGACAATGGGCAATATCATGAACAACAGCAACGCCAGTGCTTTCAAGATAACATTTGTCACTAAG CTTATGGACTACAAATCAAGCGTCAACAAAACAACTTCAGTTCTGGATTACTTGACGCGAGTAATTATCAAAAAGTGTCCGCACATCGCGGCATTGGAGGACGATCTCAGACACGTAAAAGACGCTTCAAGAG TTCCGTTAAAGACATTGGACAAGGAGATCAGCAAGCTAACTTCAGAAATTGAG GTCCTCGAACAAGACGTCGAGAAAATAAATAGAGAATATTCCATAGAAGAAGATGTGTTCCAAGCAAGCATTGAA ctgtttgcagtgactgCTGAGGAAGAGCTTAAAGATGTGTTGGCGCTGCGCAAAACcgttgaaagaaaatttcacctTTTAGTGCGATACTTTGGAGAGGGATCGATTAAACCAGAAGAATTGTTTGACATTTTTACATTGCTCTTGCGACAGTTTCAG GATGTCTTGAAGTCTTACAAGTGA
- the LOC138059747 gene encoding disheveled-associated activator of morphogenesis 2-like isoform X2 translates to MNEDKIKRDSDSNKQESIGNHWRFTNLTSEFFKCNWKLIVPFAVVTLLCSAVFFTNKDITFAVNIWVFPGFAVLIASFVCSDELHKWISTRPQDLGQCLSDLTISASSPPPPCAPPPPPTFSPPPPPPNTMNAHKRRRIDCRKLSWETLSPDLLNQETIWKKVKKLYPLEDIFDPEDILKEFSILPSQGVSIKAKRENAMNEKKIFNISIVMTHYKLKTEQVSKCLVSGTSDLTSDVLRQLLAFAPDDREARAIRKQEREDESLLEPAERLYLEIAASVPTYRERLRTVLLKAQFEERIALIKPHLETVIMACQELLTSEKLTIFIELLLTMGNIMNNSNASAFKITFVTKLMDYKSSVNKTTSVLDYLTRVIIKKCPHIAALEDDLRHVKDASRVPLKTLDKEISKLTSEIEVLEQDVEKINREYSIEEDVFQASIELFAVTAEEELKDVLALRKTVERKFHLLVRYFGEGSIKPEELFDIFTLLLRQFQDVLKSYK, encoded by the exons ATGAatgaagacaaaataaaaagggACAGCGATTCAAACAAACAAG AAAGCATTGGAAATCACTGGCGTTTTACAAATCTTACTTCAGAATTCTTTAAATG CAACTGGAAATTAATTGTGCCCTTCGCTGTTGTGACTCTCCTCTGTTCTGCGGTGTTCTTTACAAATAAAGATATCACTTTTGCTGTCAACATCTGGGTCTTCCCTG GTTTCGCTGTCCTTATTGCGTCCTTTGTTTGTTCCGACGAACTTCATAAATGGATCAGCACCAGGCCTCAAG ACCTTGGTCAATGTCTATCTGATCTAACAATTTCGGCATCTTCGCCTCCCCCGCCGTGTGCTCCTCCCCCACCTCCAACGTTCTCCCCACCCCCTCCTCCGCCAAATACAATGAACGCACACAAACGTCGTAGGATAGACTGCCGAAAATTGTCCTGGGAAACACTCAGCCCAGATCTTCTCAACCAAGAAACGATTTGGAAAAAG GTGAAGAAACTCTATCCTTTGGAGGACATTTTTGACCCTGAAGATATCTTGAAGGAATTTTCGATTTTGCCATCTCAAG GAGTGTCGATAAAAGCCAAACGAGAAAATGCTATGAATGAGAAAAAGATTTTTAATATCT CAATCGTGATGACTCATTACAAGCTAAAAACAGAGCAAGTATCAAAATGCCTTGTATCAGGGACTTCTGATTTGACATCAGATGTTCTTCGGCAACTTCTGGCATTTGCACCTGACGATCGAGAG GCAAGAGCTATTAGAAAACAGGAAAGAGAAGACGAATCCTTACTGGAGCCCGCTGAACGCCTGTATCTTGAG ATAGCAGCGTCCGTTCCAACGTACAGAGAAAGACTACGAACAGTGTTACTGAAAGCTCAATTTGAAGAAAGGATCGCCCTAATAAAACCA CACCTGGAAACTGTAATAATGGCTTGTCAGGAGCTCCTTACCAGCGAAAAACTCACGATATTTATTGAG TTACTCTTGACAATGGGCAATATCATGAACAACAGCAACGCCAGTGCTTTCAAGATAACATTTGTCACTAAG CTTATGGACTACAAATCAAGCGTCAACAAAACAACTTCAGTTCTGGATTACTTGACGCGAGTAATTATCAAAAAGTGTCCGCACATCGCGGCATTGGAGGACGATCTCAGACACGTAAAAGACGCTTCAAGAG TTCCGTTAAAGACATTGGACAAGGAGATCAGCAAGCTAACTTCAGAAATTGAG GTCCTCGAACAAGACGTCGAGAAAATAAATAGAGAATATTCCATAGAAGAAGATGTGTTCCAAGCAAGCATTGAA ctgtttgcagtgactgCTGAGGAAGAGCTTAAAGATGTGTTGGCGCTGCGCAAAACcgttgaaagaaaatttcacctTTTAGTGCGATACTTTGGAGAGGGATCGATTAAACCAGAAGAATTGTTTGACATTTTTACATTGCTCTTGCGACAGTTTCAG GATGTCTTGAAGTCTTACAAGTGA
- the LOC138014026 gene encoding histone H3-like has product MARTKQTARKSTGGKAPRKQLATKAARKSAPATGGVKKPHRYRPGTVALREIRRYQKSTELLIRKLPFQRLIREIAQDFKTDLRFQSSAVLALQEAAEAYLVGLFEDTNLCAIHAKRVTIMPKDIQLARRIRGERA; this is encoded by the coding sequence ATGGCACGTACCAAACAAACCGCTCGAAAATCAACAGGTGGAAAAGCTCCACGGAAACAACTTGCAACTAAAGCAGCCCGTAAAAGTGCTCCAGCAACTGGAGGTGTGAAAAAACCCCATCGATACAGGCCAGGAACTGTCGCGCTGCGAGAGATACGACGCTATCAAAAGTCCACAGAGTTATTGATCCGCAAGCTTCCCTTTCAGCGCCTAATTCGCGAAATAGCGCAAGATTTCAAGACTGACCTTCGCTTTCAGAGCTCTGCTGTGTTGGCGTTGCAAGAGGCGGCCGAAGCATATCTTGTGGGTCTGTTTGAAGACACTAATCTCTGTGCTATTCACGCCAAACGAGTTACCATTATGCCCAAAGACATTCAACTTGCAAGAAGAATCAGAGGAGAGCGTGCTTAA